The Oncorhynchus keta strain PuntledgeMale-10-30-2019 unplaced genomic scaffold, Oket_V2 Un_contig_1888_pilon_pilon, whole genome shotgun sequence genome window below encodes:
- the LOC127920300 gene encoding bifunctional heparan sulfate N-deacetylase/N-sulfotransferase 4-like, which produces MVIDGQQLRRDPAAVMEEVQKVLGITPHYNYTQTLRFDQQTGLWCQLLDGGKTKCLWSKGLEYPPMEPEARSYLSRYYREHNIDLSKLLHRLGQPLPSWLREELQKVS; this is translated from the exons atggttatagatggacagcagTTGAGGAGAGATCCAGCTGCTGTGATGGAGGAGGTCCAGAAGGTCCTGGGGATTACTCCTcactacaactacacacagactctacg gttTGACCAGCAGACAGGTTTGTGGTGTCAGCTTTTAGATGGGGGGAAGACGAAGTGTTTGTGGAGTAAAGGATTGGAGTATCCTCCTATGGAAccagag gcacgGTCCTACCTGTCCAGGTATTATAGGGAACACAACATAGACCTGTCCAAGCTGCTCCACCGGCTGGGTCAGCCTCTCCCCTCCTGGCTGAGAGAGGAACTACAGAAGGTCAGttaa